In a genomic window of Nostoc sp. UHCC 0870:
- the phnC gene encoding phosphonate ABC transporter ATP-binding protein, translating to MASTVAIEINNLSKRFKGKTAVKSVCCTINEGEMVALIGASGSGKSTLLRHINGLHIGDAGTVFIFGTVLQSKGKLHSKIRFLRSQIGCIFQQFNLVNRLTVIENVLVGNLARLSILRSTLHLFTKEEKTQALAALEQVGILEHAYNRASKLSGGQQQRVAIARCLVQGAKILLADEPIASLDPESARKVMELLVQLNSQSGITVVASLHQIQMVRNYFDRAIALRDGEVMFDGATVELDDKKLNEIYGAAAEELVMRGHGELLV from the coding sequence ATGGCAAGTACAGTGGCTATCGAAATTAATAATCTTTCTAAGAGATTCAAAGGTAAGACAGCAGTCAAAAGTGTATGCTGCACAATTAATGAGGGAGAAATGGTTGCCCTTATAGGTGCATCTGGCTCAGGTAAATCTACCCTTTTGCGCCATATCAATGGCTTACATATTGGAGATGCAGGCACAGTTTTTATTTTTGGCACTGTTCTACAAAGCAAGGGAAAATTACACTCTAAAATTAGGTTTTTACGAAGCCAGATAGGCTGTATCTTCCAACAGTTCAATTTAGTCAATCGGCTAACAGTTATTGAAAATGTTCTTGTTGGTAACTTAGCAAGGTTGTCTATTTTACGCTCAACATTACATTTATTCACCAAAGAAGAAAAAACCCAAGCTCTGGCTGCACTAGAGCAAGTAGGGATTCTAGAACACGCTTATAACCGCGCATCTAAGCTGTCTGGAGGTCAACAGCAACGGGTAGCGATCGCCCGTTGTTTAGTCCAAGGAGCGAAAATATTGCTTGCTGATGAACCCATTGCGTCCCTAGATCCTGAGTCGGCGCGTAAAGTCATGGAGTTACTCGTGCAGCTAAATAGCCAAAGCGGAATTACTGTAGTGGCTTCCTTACATCAGATTCAAATGGTGCGTAATTACTTTGATCGAGCGATCGCACTCAGAGATGGCGAAGTGATGTTTGATGGTGCAACGGTAGAACTAGATGATAAAAAACTCAATGAAATTTACGGTGCAGCAGCAGAAGAACTGGTGATGCGAGGACATGGCGAACTACTCGTATAA
- the psb34 gene encoding photosystem II assembly protein Psb34, with translation MYTTINEAGVLNNYANEPKMYYATYPNKEQQRQYALQGAFATLLVTTLVLVALGIS, from the coding sequence ATGTACACAACCATTAACGAAGCAGGCGTTTTAAATAACTACGCTAATGAACCCAAAATGTACTACGCTACCTACCCCAACAAAGAGCAACAACGTCAATATGCTTTGCAGGGTGCGTTTGCTACATTGCTTGTCACAACTCTAGTTTTGGTTGCATTGGGTATTAGCTAA
- the phnF gene encoding phosphonate metabolism transcriptional regulator PhnF, with protein MPIYAQIADQLRQHIHQGMYQIGEQLPTESKLAEQFAVNRHTLRQAIALLKNEGLLRVDRGRGTFVAAKTIRYAIGKRVRYNQTLKAQGWQARFQLLRVLEVPADDAVAQGLEIAYGEPVALIERLGLADEEPISVGTGYFPLKRFPDFLEPKNIKILQAQQSISQFLQQIYGCDHIRRSTCVSARLVQPHDAKWLQLPLNQPILLAESVNVDQAGHVIEYGVTRLRGDRMELFFEND; from the coding sequence ATGCCTATTTATGCCCAGATTGCTGACCAACTGAGACAACACATTCATCAAGGGATGTATCAGATTGGGGAACAACTACCAACCGAAAGCAAGTTAGCGGAACAGTTTGCAGTGAATCGCCATACTCTCAGACAGGCGATCGCTCTCCTCAAAAATGAAGGATTGTTACGAGTTGACAGGGGACGCGGTACTTTTGTAGCGGCTAAAACCATCCGCTATGCTATTGGTAAGCGTGTGCGTTACAACCAAACGCTGAAAGCGCAGGGTTGGCAAGCGAGGTTTCAACTATTACGTGTTTTAGAAGTACCTGCCGATGATGCTGTTGCTCAAGGATTAGAGATTGCTTACGGTGAGCCGGTAGCGTTAATTGAGCGTTTAGGTTTAGCGGATGAAGAACCCATTAGTGTAGGTACTGGATATTTTCCCCTGAAGCGATTCCCAGATTTCTTAGAGCCGAAAAATATCAAGATTTTGCAAGCACAGCAATCAATATCTCAGTTTTTACAACAGATATATGGATGTGACCATATACGCCGTAGTACCTGCGTTTCTGCTCGTCTAGTCCAGCCTCATGATGCAAAGTGGCTACAACTACCCCTCAATCAACCCATCTTGTTAGCCGAATCAGTCAACGTTGATCAAGCCGGTCACGTGATTGAATATGGTGTAACGCGACTGCGAGGCGATCGCATGGAGTTATTTTTTGAAAATGACTGA
- a CDS encoding GNAT family N-acetyltransferase has product MNLDIRIASRDDWPVLNELYADMDDESVLPSDRAEKILTEIAQVPNYHIYITCLNQQPVGTFSLLYVPTMMHRGYHKFAVLDAVTVIAQMRGQGIGSQMVKTALQISAEAGCYKVTLSSNLKRDSAHQFYQSLGFEQHGWSFKCVIQPSQ; this is encoded by the coding sequence ATGAATCTTGATATTCGTATTGCTAGCCGTGATGATTGGCCTGTATTAAATGAGCTTTATGCTGACATGGATGATGAGTCAGTTTTACCAAGCGATCGCGCAGAAAAAATCCTGACAGAAATCGCACAAGTTCCTAACTACCACATTTATATTACTTGTTTAAATCAGCAACCTGTAGGTACTTTTAGCCTTCTTTATGTGCCGACAATGATGCACCGAGGTTATCACAAATTTGCAGTTTTAGACGCAGTGACAGTCATTGCTCAAATGCGGGGACAGGGGATTGGTAGCCAAATGGTAAAAACCGCGTTGCAAATCAGTGCTGAGGCTGGATGTTATAAAGTCACACTCTCTTCCAATTTAAAACGCGATTCTGCCCATCAATTCTATCAATCACTAGGCTTCGAGCAGCACGGCTGGAGTTTTAAATGCGTAATCCAACCAAGTCAGTAA
- the phnE gene encoding phosphonate ABC transporter, permease protein PhnE, translated as MLEKEAKLVSIQKVLFLLVIAAVLIVAYNQSELDFPVLLQRGDNMVEYIRSYFPPDFNDWNYYFSETLITISMGIWGTLMAAIAAVPLSILASNNMCPVWVVQPTRRLLDAMRAINEIVFALIFVVAVGLGPFAGVLALFVHTTGVLGKLFSEAVESIEPGPVEGIRATGASQIQEVIYGVIPQVMPLWTSFTLYRFESNVRSASVLGIVGAGGIGVSLYQSFGSFEYQKVCAILIILVITTGTIDLLSAKVREWLV; from the coding sequence ATGTTAGAGAAAGAAGCAAAGCTTGTAAGTATCCAAAAAGTTTTGTTTCTTTTAGTGATTGCTGCTGTATTAATTGTTGCCTATAATCAAAGTGAGTTAGATTTCCCCGTACTTCTGCAACGGGGGGACAACATGGTGGAATATATACGTTCATATTTTCCCCCAGACTTTAACGATTGGAATTATTATTTCTCAGAAACGCTGATTACTATATCAATGGGAATTTGGGGAACTTTAATGGCAGCGATCGCAGCTGTTCCTCTATCCATCCTAGCATCTAATAATATGTGTCCTGTATGGGTTGTACAACCAACACGCCGCCTCTTAGATGCTATGCGTGCTATTAACGAAATTGTCTTTGCACTGATATTTGTAGTTGCTGTAGGGTTAGGGCCGTTTGCTGGAGTTTTGGCCTTATTTGTGCATACTACTGGTGTTCTGGGTAAGCTGTTCTCAGAAGCTGTAGAATCAATTGAACCAGGCCCCGTAGAAGGAATTAGAGCCACTGGTGCAAGTCAGATTCAAGAAGTTATTTATGGAGTGATTCCCCAAGTTATGCCTTTGTGGACTTCTTTCACTCTCTACCGATTTGAGTCAAATGTGCGTTCTGCTTCGGTGTTAGGAATTGTTGGTGCTGGTGGTATTGGGGTTTCACTGTATCAGAGTTTTGGTTCATTTGAATATCAAAAAGTCTGTGCAATTCTCATAATTTTGGTTATTACTACTGGCACTATTGATTTACTCTCTGCAAAAGTTAGAGAGTGGTTAGTTTAG
- the phnD gene encoding phosphonate ABC transporter substrate-binding protein, with protein sequence MERRLFIQQASLFTVTLASAKILAACSSNADNSTAAIKEINFGVLSTESQANQKPIWEPFAAAMSQEIGIPIKPFYVTQYAAVIEAMRFGKVQAAWLGGKSYIEAAKVADAEAFAQVVSADGTRGYYSHLIANKDNPIAAEAIAAGGDKYVIKNAANLTFAFNDPNSTSGFLVPSYYIFTKNNVDPKKAFKRLIFAGSHEACALAVANKQIDVATVSNEALRRLESTNPTARQKIEIIWKSPLIPSDPIVYRQDLPADIKKKLQNFFYNYKDAKVLAPFKIAGFVQAEDKNWHTIRELEIAKKIQETQSKENLSEQEKQQKIAELNQQLKKIP encoded by the coding sequence ATGGAAAGAAGATTATTTATTCAACAGGCTTCTTTGTTTACTGTAACTTTGGCAAGTGCCAAAATACTTGCAGCTTGTAGTTCTAATGCTGATAATAGTACCGCAGCAATTAAAGAAATTAACTTTGGTGTTCTATCTACAGAATCTCAAGCTAATCAAAAACCGATTTGGGAACCTTTCGCTGCGGCTATGTCTCAAGAAATTGGCATTCCTATTAAACCTTTCTATGTTACACAGTATGCAGCAGTCATAGAAGCCATGCGCTTTGGTAAAGTGCAAGCAGCTTGGTTAGGTGGTAAATCTTATATTGAAGCAGCAAAAGTTGCTGATGCAGAAGCCTTTGCTCAGGTTGTGAGTGCAGATGGTACTAGAGGCTACTACTCTCATTTAATTGCTAATAAAGATAATCCTATTGCTGCTGAAGCTATAGCAGCAGGTGGCGATAAATATGTGATCAAAAATGCAGCTAATCTTACCTTTGCTTTTAATGATCCTAATTCTACCTCTGGTTTTTTAGTTCCTAGTTACTATATCTTTACTAAAAATAATGTTGACCCCAAAAAAGCATTTAAACGCCTAATCTTTGCTGGTAGTCATGAAGCTTGCGCTCTGGCCGTAGCTAATAAACAAATAGATGTAGCTACTGTCAGCAATGAAGCATTACGTCGTCTAGAAAGTACCAATCCTACAGCTAGACAGAAGATTGAAATTATTTGGAAATCTCCTCTAATTCCTAGTGATCCAATTGTTTATCGTCAGGACTTACCAGCAGATATCAAAAAGAAGTTGCAAAACTTTTTCTATAACTACAAAGATGCTAAAGTTTTAGCCCCATTTAAAATTGCTGGTTTTGTACAGGCTGAAGATAAAAATTGGCATACAATTCGAGAACTAGAGATTGCTAAAAAAATCCAAGAGACTCAATCTAAAGAAAATCTTAGTGAACAAGAAAAACAACAAAAAATAGCCGAACTCAATCAGCAACTCAAAAAAATTCCATAA
- the phnG gene encoding phosphonate C-P lyase system protein PhnG: MPTVMQRQAWMATLAKAELELLEKLVNKLGNLPKYSFLRSPEIGLAMVRGRAGGTGQAFNLGEITMTRCVVQLESQGEEAIPGFGYIAGRSHRHAELAAVCDALLQIPNWHDQIQAEIIQPLQAEYQKQQELKQRQAAATQVNFFTMVRGEG; the protein is encoded by the coding sequence ATGCCTACTGTGATGCAGCGACAAGCATGGATGGCAACATTAGCGAAAGCCGAGTTAGAGCTATTAGAAAAACTGGTAAATAAATTAGGCAATTTGCCCAAATATAGCTTTTTACGTTCCCCAGAGATTGGTCTAGCAATGGTGCGGGGACGCGCTGGGGGTACGGGACAAGCATTTAACTTGGGAGAAATAACCATGACTCGCTGTGTTGTGCAGTTAGAGAGCCAAGGAGAAGAAGCAATACCTGGATTTGGTTATATCGCCGGGCGATCGCACCGTCATGCAGAACTAGCTGCTGTTTGTGATGCGTTATTACAAATCCCAAATTGGCACGATCAAATTCAGGCTGAAATCATTCAACCCTTGCAAGCAGAATACCAAAAGCAGCAGGAACTCAAGCAGCGTCAAGCAGCCGCCACTCAGGTCAATTTCTTCACGATGGTGAGGGGGGAAGGGTGA
- a CDS encoding APC family permease produces the protein MSVTNSSPQLKRELGVFGATLMGLGSIVGTGVFVSIGIASGIAGTAVILAVAIGAIVATCNGLNSAQLAANHPVSGGSYEYGYKYLTPAFGFTAGWMFLVAKTASAATAALGFAGYLLNLLGGSSDWVIPIAILAVVIMTLVVLSGIKRSNLTNIVIVSVTLLSLAFFILACLPRAVEQGVNNLTPFFSSSPGAVLHASALMFVAYTGYGRIATMGEEARSPRETIPKAMIVCLFVTMLLYITVATVGIGAVGVETLANATGEKAAPLEVVARTVGGTGAAVVLAIGAITAMLGVLLNLILGLSRVLLAMGRRADAPRFLAHLNREQTAPYWAVIVVGIAIALLVLLGNVKTTWSFSAFSVLIYYAITNFAALRLPASERLYPVWIGWIGLLSCLFLAFWVESAIWQVGLGLIVAGLIWHQIRRSLFQHN, from the coding sequence ATGTCCGTTACCAATTCATCACCCCAACTGAAACGAGAGTTAGGGGTTTTTGGGGCGACACTGATGGGGTTGGGTTCGATTGTTGGGACGGGTGTCTTTGTCAGTATTGGCATTGCGTCCGGTATTGCAGGGACGGCGGTCATTTTGGCGGTAGCAATTGGGGCAATTGTGGCTACTTGCAATGGACTCAATAGCGCGCAACTTGCAGCTAATCACCCAGTTAGTGGGGGTAGTTATGAATATGGTTATAAATATCTCACTCCTGCTTTTGGTTTCACCGCAGGTTGGATGTTTTTAGTAGCGAAGACGGCTTCGGCGGCGACGGCTGCTTTGGGTTTTGCTGGTTACTTACTAAATCTCTTGGGTGGGAGTTCTGATTGGGTGATTCCTATAGCTATCTTGGCTGTAGTAATTATGACTTTGGTTGTGTTGAGTGGAATTAAACGTTCTAATCTGACTAATATAGTTATTGTCTCGGTAACGCTGTTATCTTTGGCGTTCTTTATTTTGGCTTGTCTACCCCGTGCGGTGGAACAGGGAGTTAATAATTTAACACCGTTTTTTAGTAGTTCTCCAGGGGCAGTGCTTCATGCTAGTGCTTTGATGTTCGTGGCTTATACTGGCTATGGACGGATTGCAACTATGGGGGAAGAAGCCCGTTCTCCGAGGGAAACGATTCCCAAAGCGATGATTGTTTGTTTGTTCGTCACTATGTTGCTGTATATAACAGTGGCGACGGTGGGAATTGGGGCTGTGGGTGTGGAGACTTTGGCAAATGCTACAGGGGAAAAAGCCGCGCCGTTGGAAGTTGTCGCCCGTACTGTAGGGGGTACTGGTGCGGCTGTGGTTTTAGCTATCGGTGCAATAACAGCCATGCTAGGGGTGTTGTTAAATTTAATTTTGGGCTTATCCCGCGTACTATTGGCAATGGGTAGACGTGCAGATGCTCCCAGATTTTTAGCACATCTAAATCGAGAACAAACAGCACCCTATTGGGCTGTGATAGTTGTGGGAATTGCGATCGCTCTTTTAGTATTATTAGGCAATGTTAAAACAACATGGTCGTTTAGTGCCTTTAGCGTCTTAATTTACTACGCCATCACCAATTTTGCCGCTTTAAGACTCCCAGCTTCAGAACGCCTGTATCCTGTGTGGATAGGTTGGATAGGGCTTTTATCTTGTTTATTCTTAGCCTTCTGGGTAGAGTCTGCGATTTGGCAAGTAGGTTTAGGTTTGATTGTAGCAGGATTAATTTGGCATCAGATCAGGCGATCGCTATTCCAGCACAATTAA
- the phnH gene encoding phosphonate C-P lyase system protein PhnH translates to MSNIVTHLPGLQDPIHDAQQTFRALLDANARPGTAYQINAEMSVPLGLTPACGAACLTLLDLDVVVWLQPSFDTEVRAWLLFHSGCRFTQYPEEADFALIQDLTALPELSIFNWGTAEKPEASTTLLVQVESFEMGQSVLLTGAGILEQQAIAPTLSLDFWDFWMQNHQLYPQGLDIFLFTENSVMGLPRTAKPEIYHES, encoded by the coding sequence ATGTCAAATATAGTTACACATTTACCTGGCTTACAAGACCCAATCCATGATGCCCAACAGACGTTTCGGGCGTTGTTAGATGCTAATGCTCGACCGGGGACAGCTTATCAGATAAATGCTGAAATGAGTGTACCTTTAGGTTTAACGCCTGCTTGTGGGGCTGCTTGTTTGACGTTGCTGGATTTGGATGTTGTTGTATGGCTACAGCCGAGTTTTGACACTGAGGTTAGGGCTTGGTTGTTGTTCCATTCTGGCTGTCGCTTTACGCAGTATCCAGAGGAAGCTGACTTTGCCTTAATTCAAGATTTAACAGCGTTGCCAGAGTTATCTATTTTTAACTGGGGGACAGCAGAAAAACCAGAAGCCTCGACAACTCTATTGGTACAGGTAGAAAGTTTTGAAATGGGTCAATCTGTTTTGTTAACAGGTGCAGGAATTTTAGAGCAGCAAGCGATCGCTCCTACGCTTTCCCTTGATTTTTGGGACTTCTGGATGCAAAATCACCAACTGTATCCACAAGGTTTAGATATATTTTTATTTACAGAAAATTCAGTAATGGGACTACCACGCACAGCAAAGCCAGAGATATACCATGAATCTTGA